In Chlamydia serpentis, the following are encoded in one genomic region:
- the rpmI gene encoding 50S ribosomal protein L35, which translates to MPKMKSNKSVAARFKLTGSGQLKRTRPGKRHKLSKKSSQEKRNLSKQPLVDKGQVGMYKRMMLV; encoded by the coding sequence ATGCCCAAGATGAAAAGTAATAAGTCTGTTGCAGCGCGTTTTAAATTAACAGGCTCAGGCCAGTTGAAAAGGACTCGTCCAGGAAAAAGGCATAAGTTGTCTAAAAAGTCTTCGCAAGAAAAACGTAATTTATCTAAGCAGCCTCTTGTTGATAAGGGCCAGGTGGGTATGTATAAGCGAATGATGCTTGTTTAA
- the rplT gene encoding 50S ribosomal protein L20, which translates to MVRATGSVASRRRRKRILKQAKGFWGDRKGHIRQSRSSVMRAMAFNYMHRKDRKGDFRSLWIARLNVASRIHGLSYSRLINGLKCANVSLNRKMLSEIAIHNPEGFAEIANQAKKALEAAV; encoded by the coding sequence ATGGTAAGAGCAACAGGTTCAGTAGCTTCTAGGCGTCGTCGTAAACGTATATTAAAGCAAGCTAAAGGTTTCTGGGGAGATAGAAAAGGGCATATTCGTCAAAGCCGCTCTAGTGTCATGCGTGCCATGGCATTCAATTATATGCATAGAAAAGATCGTAAAGGTGATTTTCGTAGTCTTTGGATTGCTCGTCTTAATGTTGCCTCGAGAATCCACGGTCTATCTTATAGTCGTTTAATTAATGGATTAAAGTGCGCTAATGTTTCTCTAAATAGAAAGATGCTTTCGGAAATAGCTATTCATAATCCTGAAGGGTTTGCTGAAATTGCAAACCAAGCTAAAAAAGCTTTGGAAGCGGCAGTTTAA
- the nusB gene encoding transcription antitermination factor NusB — MATLSPDKLSGSPISIPKEFPQQKMREIILQMLYALDMAPSTEESLVPLLMSQTAVSQKHVLLALNHTKKVLEKSSELDLIIENALNNKPFDSLDLMEKNVLRLTLFEYLYKQPINGGILIAEAIRLVKKFSYSEACPFIHAVLNDIFTKLPPNENS, encoded by the coding sequence ATGGCTACATTGAGTCCTGACAAACTTTCGGGGTCCCCTATTTCGATTCCTAAAGAATTTCCTCAACAAAAAATGCGGGAAATTATCTTGCAGATGTTGTATGCACTGGATATGGCCCCTTCAACAGAAGAAAGCTTAGTGCCTCTACTTATGTCACAAACTGCAGTATCTCAGAAACACGTCCTTCTAGCCTTAAATCACACTAAGAAAGTCTTAGAAAAATCCTCCGAGTTAGATTTAATTATTGAAAATGCTCTGAACAACAAGCCCTTTGATAGTTTAGATCTCATGGAAAAAAATGTTTTACGCTTGACTCTCTTTGAATATCTTTATAAGCAGCCTATTAACGGAGGGATTCTGATTGCAGAAGCAATTCGTTTGGTCAAAAAATTTAGTTATTCAGAAGCATGTCCTTTCATTCATGCAGTTTTAAATGACATTTTCACAAAGTTACCTCCAAATGAAAACTCTTGA
- a CDS encoding ribonucleotide-diphosphate reductase subunit beta → MEADILDGKNKRVEINKKALVNCNQVDVNQLVPIKYKWAWEHYLNGCANNWLPTEVPMARDIELWKSDELSEDERRVILLNLGFFSTAESLVGNNIVLAIFKHITNPEARQYLLRQAFEEAVHTHTFLYICESLGLDEREVFNAYNERASIKAKDDFQMRLTGDVLDSNFSVRSTDGLAQFIKNLVGYYIIMEGIFFYSGFVMILSFHRQNKMTGIGEQYQYILRDETIHLNFGIDLINGIKEENPGVWTNELQEEIVALIEEAVELEIEYAKDCLPRGILGLKSSMFIDYVRHIADRRLERIGLKPIYHARNPFPWMSETIDLNKEKNFFETRVTEYQTAGNLNW, encoded by the coding sequence ATGGAAGCAGATATTTTAGATGGTAAAAACAAACGGGTAGAGATCAATAAAAAAGCATTGGTGAACTGTAATCAAGTCGATGTCAACCAGCTAGTCCCGATTAAGTATAAGTGGGCTTGGGAACACTACCTTAATGGATGTGCTAATAACTGGCTACCTACTGAAGTTCCGATGGCTAGAGATATCGAATTATGGAAATCAGACGAGTTGTCAGAAGATGAGCGTAGGGTGATTTTATTAAACTTGGGATTTTTTAGTACTGCAGAGAGCCTTGTGGGGAATAACATTGTTCTTGCTATCTTTAAACATATCACTAATCCCGAAGCAAGACAGTATTTACTGCGACAGGCTTTTGAAGAAGCTGTCCATACACATACGTTCCTATATATTTGTGAATCTTTGGGTCTTGATGAAAGAGAGGTGTTCAATGCTTATAATGAAAGAGCCTCTATTAAGGCTAAAGATGATTTTCAAATGAGGCTAACTGGGGATGTTCTTGATTCTAATTTCTCTGTGCGGTCTACAGATGGCCTTGCACAATTTATTAAAAATTTAGTTGGGTACTACATCATTATGGAAGGAATATTCTTCTATAGTGGATTTGTAATGATTCTCTCTTTCCATAGACAGAACAAAATGACAGGAATTGGAGAGCAATATCAATATATCCTTAGAGATGAAACGATTCATCTAAACTTTGGTATTGATCTTATCAATGGAATTAAAGAAGAAAACCCTGGAGTTTGGACTAACGAATTACAAGAAGAAATTGTAGCTCTTATTGAAGAAGCTGTTGAGCTTGAAATTGAATATGCGAAAGATTGTTTACCTCGAGGAATCCTAGGACTCAAGTCTTCTATGTTCATAGATTACGTTCGTCATATTGCTGATCGTCGCTTAGAGAGAATTGGTCTGAAGCCTATCTATCATGCAAGAAATCCCTTCCCTTGGATGAGCGAAACTATAGATCTCAATAAAGAAAAAAACTTTTTTGAGACTCGGGTTACCGAATACCAAACTGCTGGTAATTTAAATTGGTAA
- a CDS encoding class I SAM-dependent methyltransferase has protein sequence MSTYHMLFTHNIIHIAHEIFKIKVSPGDTVIDATCGNGKDSLILAQLLQGQGKLVVYDIQKEALNSARVLFQQHLSKQEQAVIQMKEESHEYFTEKDVQLIHYNLGYLPRGNRAVTTLETTTKTSLECALKIVSLDGLITIICYPGHPEGEKETFAVEGVAKSLDPKQWLVSSFYIINRCRAPRLFIFQRQGTER, from the coding sequence ATGTCTACATATCACATGCTATTTACGCATAATATCATTCATATTGCACATGAAATTTTTAAAATAAAAGTGTCTCCTGGAGATACAGTGATTGATGCAACTTGTGGCAACGGTAAAGATAGCCTTATTTTAGCTCAGTTACTCCAAGGACAAGGCAAGCTCGTTGTCTACGATATCCAAAAGGAAGCTTTGAACAGTGCTCGAGTATTGTTTCAACAACACCTATCTAAACAAGAACAAGCAGTTATTCAAATGAAAGAAGAGTCTCATGAGTATTTCACAGAGAAGGATGTTCAGCTTATCCATTATAACTTGGGCTATCTTCCTAGAGGGAATAGGGCAGTCACAACACTAGAAACAACTACAAAAACTAGCTTAGAATGTGCTTTAAAGATAGTATCCTTAGATGGACTCATTACTATTATATGTTACCCAGGGCATCCAGAGGGGGAAAAAGAGACTTTTGCTGTAGAAGGGGTAGCAAAATCTTTGGATCCTAAACAATGGCTTGTAAGCTCGTTTTATATAATTAATCGATGCCGAGCACCTCGACTCTTTATTTTTCAACGACAGGGGACTGAGCGATAG
- the pheS gene encoding phenylalanine--tRNA ligase subunit alpha, with protein MKIEEELEVVKQQFHSELGQVASSKALADIKVRYLGKKGIFRCFSEKLKQYPDKARIGALINDCKTYIEGSLQEKSLAILTLEETELFSKEKIDVSLPGDFQYRGGRHILKRILDDIVDVFVRLGFSVREAPNIENEANNFTLLNFTENHPARQMHDTFYLDPKTVLRTHTSNVQARELKKQNPPIKVVAPGLCFRNEDISARSHMLFHQVEAFYIDHNVNFSDLTAILSAFYHSFFQRKVELRFRHSYFPFVEPGIEVDVSCECLDKGCALCKHTGWLEVAGAGMIHPQVLRNGDIDPEIYSGYAVGMGIERLVMLQHGISDIRLFSENDQRFLQQFI; from the coding sequence ATGAAAATAGAAGAAGAGCTTGAGGTTGTAAAACAGCAATTCCATTCTGAATTAGGTCAGGTGGCTTCTTCTAAAGCACTTGCAGACATTAAGGTCCGCTACTTAGGGAAAAAAGGCATTTTCCGTTGTTTTTCTGAAAAATTAAAGCAATATCCAGATAAAGCAAGGATTGGTGCTCTTATAAATGATTGTAAGACCTATATAGAGGGTTCTCTCCAAGAAAAAAGTCTTGCAATTCTTACTCTCGAGGAAACCGAGTTATTTTCTAAAGAAAAAATAGATGTTTCCCTTCCAGGAGATTTTCAGTATCGTGGTGGCAGACATATTTTAAAACGTATCCTTGATGATATTGTTGATGTCTTTGTTCGCTTGGGGTTCTCTGTTCGAGAGGCCCCAAATATTGAAAATGAAGCTAACAATTTTACCCTACTTAATTTTACTGAGAATCATCCTGCAAGGCAGATGCATGACACCTTCTATTTGGATCCTAAAACAGTATTAAGAACACACACATCGAATGTGCAGGCTCGTGAACTGAAAAAACAAAACCCACCAATTAAAGTTGTTGCTCCTGGTTTATGTTTCCGTAATGAAGATATTTCAGCACGCTCTCACATGCTTTTCCATCAGGTTGAGGCATTTTATATAGATCATAATGTAAACTTTTCAGACTTGACTGCAATTCTAAGTGCGTTTTACCATTCCTTTTTTCAAAGAAAAGTAGAGTTGCGTTTTAGGCACAGTTACTTTCCTTTTGTTGAACCAGGTATAGAAGTGGATGTCTCTTGTGAATGTCTTGACAAGGGGTGTGCTCTTTGTAAGCATACAGGATGGCTAGAAGTTGCAGGGGCAGGGATGATCCATCCACAGGTATTGCGTAATGGGGATATTGATCCTGAAATCTATTCTGGGTATGCTGTTGGTATGGGAATCGAAAGATTAGTCATGTTACAGCACGGTATCTCCGATATCCGTCTGTTCAGCGAAAATGATCAGAGGTTTTTACAACAATTCATTTAA
- a CDS encoding tRNA (guanosine(46)-N(7))-methyltransferase TrmB yields MKPQDLSPPFLWKERHPCIQSGVFYVPKYYFEHASFSKAYYEDFFQNYTSIACELCSGNGDWIIAEAQKNPHMLWIAVEQRFDRVRKIWSKMMNHRVTNLRIVCGTAETFFQYYVPNQFLQRLVVNFPDPWPKSRHRKHRLFQPQFVQEIARTLEDSAVLTLVTDAKPYLLESIAALQAFLTSTIKTPHYIKITDNYGNSWFENLWRAKGQDIFYTEFTKKAGI; encoded by the coding sequence ATGAAACCGCAAGATTTATCCCCCCCATTTTTATGGAAAGAACGCCATCCTTGTATTCAGAGCGGGGTTTTTTATGTTCCAAAGTATTATTTTGAGCACGCTAGTTTTTCAAAAGCTTATTATGAAGATTTCTTTCAAAACTATACTTCTATAGCTTGTGAATTATGTTCTGGTAATGGTGATTGGATAATTGCTGAAGCGCAAAAAAATCCTCATATGCTTTGGATAGCTGTAGAACAGCGCTTTGATAGGGTAAGGAAAATCTGGTCAAAAATGATGAATCATCGTGTCACAAACCTAAGAATTGTCTGCGGGACAGCGGAGACCTTTTTCCAATACTATGTCCCTAACCAGTTTTTGCAGCGGCTTGTTGTTAATTTTCCAGATCCATGGCCAAAATCTCGCCATCGTAAACATAGACTCTTCCAGCCACAGTTTGTTCAAGAAATAGCTCGTACCCTAGAAGATTCAGCAGTTCTTACTTTGGTTACCGATGCTAAACCCTATCTTCTTGAATCTATAGCGGCCTTGCAAGCCTTCCTGACCTCAACAATCAAGACGCCTCACTATATAAAAATAACAGATAATTATGGTAACTCTTGGTTTGAAAACCTATGGCGCGCAAAAGGACAAGACATTTTTTATACGGAATTTACAAAGAAAGCTGGGATATAG
- the infC gene encoding translation initiation factor IF-3, whose translation MALNFKINRQIRAPKVRLIGSAGEQLGILAIKDALDLAREAGLDLVEVASNSEPPVCKIMDYGKYRYDLTKKEKDSKKAQHQVRIKEVKLKPNIDENDFLTKLKQARTFVEKGNKVKITCMFRGRELAYPEHGFKIVQKMSQGLEDIGFVEAEPKLAGRSLICVVAPGAVKTKKKQEKSYAQDEK comes from the coding sequence GTGGCATTAAATTTTAAGATTAACAGGCAAATACGAGCTCCTAAAGTTCGTCTCATCGGTTCGGCGGGAGAACAGCTAGGAATACTTGCTATCAAAGATGCTTTGGATTTGGCCCGAGAAGCGGGTCTTGATTTAGTTGAAGTGGCTTCAAATAGCGAGCCTCCTGTATGTAAGATTATGGATTACGGTAAATATCGTTATGATCTGACAAAAAAGGAGAAAGACAGCAAAAAGGCTCAACACCAGGTACGCATAAAAGAAGTTAAGCTTAAGCCTAACATAGATGAAAATGACTTTTTAACTAAGCTCAAGCAAGCGCGTACGTTTGTTGAAAAAGGAAATAAAGTAAAAATTACATGCATGTTCCGAGGTAGAGAACTAGCCTATCCAGAACATGGTTTTAAAATTGTTCAAAAAATGAGTCAGGGTTTAGAGGATATTGGTTTTGTTGAGGCGGAACCAAAGTTGGCCGGTCGTTCTCTGATCTGTGTTGTGGCTCCAGGAGCAGTGAAAACAAAGAAAAAACAGGAAAAGTCTTATGCCCAAGATGAAAAGTAA
- the murB gene encoding UDP-N-acetylmuramate dehydrogenase, with product MQESGFIHFPFPVRRSVWLNRYSTFRIGGPANYFKAVHTIDEAREVIRFLHSINYPFLILGKGSNCLFDDRGFDGFVLYNAIYGKKFLEDACIKAYSGLSFSALGKTTAYEGYSGLEFAAGIPGSVGGAIFMNAGTNEVNISSVVKNVETINSEGKLCSYSVEELELSYRSSRFHRQQEFILSATFQLSKKQASAYYAKQLLQQRLLTQPYTQPSAGCIFRNPEGISAGRLIDEAGLKGLVIGGAQISPMHGNFIVNTGKATSDEVKQLIEIIKSTLKTRGIDLEHEIRIIPYQPIAQSPVVEK from the coding sequence ATGCAAGAATCTGGATTTATTCATTTCCCTTTTCCTGTTCGTCGTAGTGTATGGTTAAATAGATACTCAACCTTCCGGATTGGAGGGCCTGCGAATTATTTTAAAGCCGTTCATACAATTGATGAAGCTCGTGAGGTTATTCGCTTCTTACATTCGATAAATTATCCCTTTCTTATTTTAGGCAAAGGCTCAAACTGTTTGTTTGATGATCGCGGCTTTGATGGTTTTGTCCTTTATAATGCTATCTATGGAAAAAAATTTCTAGAAGACGCCTGCATTAAAGCTTATTCTGGTCTCTCCTTTTCTGCTTTAGGAAAAACTACTGCTTATGAAGGATATTCAGGATTAGAGTTTGCTGCAGGTATTCCCGGATCTGTCGGTGGGGCTATCTTTATGAATGCAGGAACGAATGAGGTTAATATATCTTCTGTGGTGAAAAACGTTGAGACGATTAATTCCGAAGGAAAACTTTGTTCCTACTCCGTAGAAGAGTTAGAACTAAGCTATCGATCTTCTCGCTTCCATAGACAACAGGAATTTATTTTGTCAGCAACTTTTCAGCTCTCAAAAAAGCAAGCGTCAGCCTACTATGCAAAACAGCTTCTTCAACAACGACTACTCACACAACCCTACACACAGCCTTCTGCTGGCTGTATTTTCCGTAACCCAGAAGGCATCTCTGCTGGAAGACTTATCGACGAAGCTGGGTTAAAAGGACTAGTGATAGGAGGAGCTCAAATTTCTCCAATGCATGGTAATTTCATTGTCAATACAGGAAAGGCAACTTCTGATGAAGTAAAGCAGCTGATAGAAATCATCAAATCAACTTTAAAAACTCGAGGTATAGATCTCGAGCATGAGATCCGTATTATTCCTTATCAACCTATCGCTCAGTCCCCTGTCGTTGAAAAATAA